The Macaca thibetana thibetana isolate TM-01 chromosome 11, ASM2454274v1, whole genome shotgun sequence genome window below encodes:
- the TMBIM6 gene encoding bax inhibitor 1 — protein sequence MNIFDRKINFDALFKFSHITPSTQQHLKKVYASFALCMFVAAAGSYVHVVTHFIQAGLLSALGSLILMIWLMATPHSHETEQKRLGLLAGFAFLTGVGLGPALEFCIAVNPSILPTAFMGTAMIFTCFTLSALYARRRSYLFLGGILMSALSLLLLSSVGNVFFGSIWLFQANLYVGLVVMCGFVLFDTQLIIEKAENGDQDYIWHCIDLFLDFVTLFRKLMMILAMNEKDKKKEKK from the exons ATGAACATATTTGATCGAAAGATCAACTTTGATgcgctttttaaattttctcatat AACCCCCTCAACGCAGCAGCACCTGAAGAAGGTCTATGCAAGTTTTGCCCTTTGTATGTTTGTGGCGGCTGCAGGGTCCTATGTCCATGTGGTCACTCATTTCATTCAG GCTGGCCTGCTGTCTGCCTTGGGCTCCCTGATATTGATGATTTGGCTGATGGCAACACCTCATAGCCATGAAACTGAGCAGAAAAGACTGGGACTTCTTGCTGGATTTGCTTTCCTTACAG gaGTTGGCCTGGGCCCTGCCCTGGAATTTTGTATTGCTGTCAACCCCAG CATCCTTCCCACCGCTTTCATGGGCACAGCAATGATCTTCACCTGCTTCACCCTCAGTGCACTCTATGCCAGGCGCCGTAGCTACCTCTTTCTGGGAG GTATCTTGATGTCAGCCCTGAGCCTGTTGCTTTTGTCTTCCGTGGGGAATGTTTTCTTTGGATCCATTTGGCTTTTCCAG GCAAACCTGTATGTGGGACTGGTGGTCATGTGtggctttgtcctttttgatacTCAACTCATTATTGAAAAGGCCGAAAATGGAGATCAAGATTATATCTG GCACTGCATTGATCTCTTCTTAGATTTTGTTACTCTCTTCAGAAAACTCATGATGATCCTGGCCATGAATGAAAAG gataagaagaaagagaagaaatga
- the LOC126930844 gene encoding histone H3.3A, with translation MARTKQTARKSTGGKAPRKQLATKAARKSAPSTGGVKKPHRYRPGTVALREIRRYQKSTELLIRKLPFQRLVREIAQDFKTDLRFQSAAIGALQEASEAYLVGLFEDTNLCAIHAKRVTIMPKDIQLARRIRGERA, from the coding sequence ATGGCTCGTACAAAGCAGACTGCCCGCAAATCGACCGGTGGTAAAGCACCCAGGAAGCAACTGGCTACAAAAGCCGCTCGCAAGAGTGCGCCCTCTACTGGAGGGGTGAAGAAACCTCATCGTTACAGGCCTGGTACTGTGGCACTCCGTGAAATTAGACGTTATCAGAAGTCCACTGAACTTCTGATTCGCAAACTTCCCTTCCAGCGTCTGGTGCGAGAAATTGCTCAGGACTTTAAAACAGATCTGCGCTTCCAGAGCGCAGCTATTGGTGCTTTGCAGGAGGCAAGTGAGGCCTATCTGGTTGGCCTTTTTGAAGACACCAACCTGTGTGCTATCCATGCCAAACGTGTAACAATTATGCCAAAAGACATCCAGCTAGCACGCCGCATACGTGGAGAACGTGCTTAA